The Deltaproteobacteria bacterium RIFCSPHIGHO2_02_FULL_44_16 nucleotide sequence TTTGATATCAGGAAATTCTGATTCCCAATAACGAAGCACGTAGGGCTTCACACCAACGATATCGCTCACTTCTCCAATACGAAAATAGAGCTTATTCGGAATGGACTGGGAATGAAGCTCAGACATGATTTATGGCACCATGAGTTTCGGAAGAATCACTCTCATCACCATTGAGAGCTGCCTTCAGCACTTGACTTGGACGAAACGTCAAAACTCGTCGCGCTGAAATTTCGATCTCCTGGCCTGTTTGAGGATTGCGACCGATTCGAGGTCTCTTTTGGCGAACCACAAAATTACCAAAACCCGAAATTTTAATTTTTTCCCCTCGTTCCAGAGTCTCTTTCATCGTATCAAAAACAAGTTCAACAATGTCTGAAGATTCTTTCTTGGAAAATCCAATCTTTTCGTAAATCTGTTCGATGATTTCTGCCTTCGTCATAAGCACCCCCTTCAGAAGATAGGTGAGGTAAGGATAGCACCGGCGTGTAGATTCGTCAATTATTCTCTGTGGTTACCGGGGAACCCTCTAAAAGGTCGAGAAGCGCCATGAAAACCCCTGTTTCTTATGTTCTTAATTCAGCTTTAAAGGAGGTTTGAAGCTTTTGAACAATCATCTGATGAGCTTTGGTGACCTCTTCATCGGTTAAGGTTCTGTCATGAGAAGCGTAGCGCAGAGAATAAGCAACACTTTTTTTTCCCGAGGGAATATTTTTCCCTCGATAGAAATCAAAGAGATGAATAGACTGAAAAATCGGAATTTTCATCTCGCGAATCAGATGTTCAATATCTTCATGCGTTACGTTTTCACCAATCACAATTGAAAAATCGCGATCAACAAAAGGAAATCGAGAAAGAGGAAGAAACTGGCGTGAAAAGTGTGAAGCTTTCAGAAGTAATTGCACGTTCAGTTCAAAGGCAAAGATCTCTTCTTCAAGTCCTGACGCTTGAATGACAGAGGGATGAAGTCGCCCAACATAACCGATCGGAGTTCCTTGCACGGTGATCGATGCGGATATTCCGGGATGAAAAAAAGAAGGAATATCTTTGCGATCAAAGACGATGTTCTGACAATGAAGTTTTTCGAAAAGTTGTTCGAGCACTCCTTTGAGATCAAAAAAATCGATGTTCACACGCGATGTCTCCCAAGCTCGCGGAGAACGACGCCCCATCATAAGACCCGCCAGATGAAGGGGTTCATGAGATTCTTTTTTCCCTTCTTCACGATGATAGACACGTCCCATTGAAAAAAATCGACCATCTGTCTGTTGATGATTTTTATTGAGCCGCATCACACGCAAAAGACCTGGCAAAAGACTCGTTCTCATACAAGAATCTTCTGGCGAAAGAGGATTCGTCAAAAGAAGAGGAGTATAACCCTTGAGAGTAAATCGTTGATGTTCTTCAGGACTGATAAATGCCATGAGCACCGCTTCAGAAAAACCGAGGGTGGTGAGCATAGTTCGAATATGACGTGTAGGCTGCTCATGCTCTGGTCGAGAAACAGAAGAAAGAGCAACGCGCGGCAGTGTTTCAGGAATATGACCGTAGCCATAGATTCGCGCAATCTCTTCAATGAGATCGATAGGTCGTGAAAGGTCCTGACGAAAGGTCGGAATCTCAAACGTCACCTGCTTGGCAGTTTGATTCTCTTTCCGAAACTGAAGGCGCTGTAATAATTTCACACATTCAGCCGACGTTATCGTCATCCCAAGAACGCGACGCACTTCTTCGAATGACAAAGAAATTTTAGCAGGAAGAATTTTCTTTCGATAAAGATCGAGCCAGTCTTCAGTCGGTGTTCCACCTGCAAGTTCTGTGATCAGTTGCGTAAGACGATGAAGTGTTTCGAGCACGGCATTCGGATCAACGCCTCGCTCAAAGCGATAGGAAGATTCCGTTGAAAGTCCAAGTCTGCGCGATGAGCGACGAATACCGGCCGGTTCAAAATAAGCACTCTCGAGAAGAAGATCAAATGTCTCCGCATGGATTTCAGAATTTTTCCCTCCCATAATGCCAGCAAGAGCCACAGGTCCTTTGCCATCGCAGATCAAGAGATCTTCTCGCTCAAGCTTTCGCGAAACTCCGTCGAGCGTTTGAAATGTTAAAGAAGAGGAAGAAGTTTGAATGCGCAAGGTCTGCTCACGCAGATCGCGAAGATCAAATGCATGAAGCGGCTGACCCCGCTCGAGCATGACATAATTCGTCGCATCCACAACATTATTCACGGACCGAATCCCACATGCTTCAAGTCTCTGCACAAGCCAGGGAGGTGAAGGAGCAATACGCACTCCTTTAATGATGCGCGCGGTATAACGAGGACATCTCGTTTCATTTTCAACTTGCACCGCAATAAAATCTTTCATGCGTCCTTTTCCTGAAGGCACACGAGTTTTCGCTTTCTTGAGTTTTCCACCCACGGCCGCAACTTCACGTGCGACGCCGAGAACCGACAAACAGTCAGGACGATTCGGCGTAATCCCTAACGTAAAAATCGCACGGTCTCCCTTACCTTGAATCTCCTCGACTTCGATACCAGCCATCGTAAGTTTTGCGGCAAGCTCATCGATTGAAGCATCAAAAGAGACAAATTCACGAAGCCATGTGAGAGGTGTTTTCATGATTAAAATTGATGTAAAAATCGTAGATCGTTATCAAAAAAGAGACGAATATCATTGATGCAATATTTCAGCATCGTGATTCGCTCAATGCCCATTCCAAATGCAAAACCGGTAACTTTCTTTGGATCATACTTTACGGCTTTAAATACTTCTGGATCTACCATTCCACATCCCAGAATTTCGACCCAACCACTTTGCTTGCAAACGCGACATCCTTTTCCTTTACACATAACGCATCCAATATCGAGTTCAGCAGAAGGTTCAGTAAAAGGGAAAAAACTGGGACGAAAACGAACAGGAAGATCATCACCAAAACAACGATGGCAAAACTGAGAAAGAATTCCTTTCAAATCTCCAAAAGTCACATGTGCATCCACAAGCAAGCCCTCTACTTGATGAAACATCGGTGAATGAGAAACATCGCTATCACAGCGATAGACAGCACCGGGCGCAATAATCATCACCGGTGGTTGCATCTTTTCCATGACATGGATCTGAACCGGAGAGGTGTGTGTACGGAGGAGTCGACCATCATCGACATAAAACGTGTCGTGCATGTCTCGCGCAGGGTGACCTTTCGGAAAATTGAGAGCTTCAAAGTTATAATAGTCAGTTTCAATTTCAGGACCTTCATGAATCGAAAAACCGAGATCAGTGAAAATATCAACGACCTCTTGCATCACTTGAGTGAGAGGATGTTGAGAGCCTTTTGGAAATTTTCTACCAGGGAGAGAAATATCGACGTGCTCTGATGTCACTGCCCGCTTCTCTTCACCGCGGGAAAGTTCTTCGCTGAGCTTCGCAATTTTTTCTTCCACTTTAACGCGAAGTTCATTGAGATGACGACCAACTTCAGGTCGATCTTCTTTTTGAACTTTTCCTAATTCCTGAAAAAGCGCTGTGATATTTCCTTTTCGACCAAGATATTTGACACGAAACGCTTCTGCGGCATTGGCTGTATCAACGTGCGCGATCTCCTGAAGCGCACGTTGCTCGAGAACCTGAATGCGTTCGATCAACTCCTTCATAAAAGGAACCTCAAATTTATTTAGGTCGGGCAAACTCAACAATCGCTTTAAAGTCATCTGGATAATGGATAGCAAGCTCGGAAAGCATTTTGCGATTCAACGCAATTTGTTTTTCCTTAAGACTCCCCATGAGTCTGCTGTAGTTCATACCAGAAGCAGTGGCTCCTGCAGAAATACGAGTCTGCCAAAGAGCGCGAAAATCACGCTTCTTTTCTTTGCGACCGCGATAAGAAGCTTTCCATGCATTCTCCACAGCCTCCATCACCGTTCGAATCATGCGACTGCGGCCGCCGTAAAATCCTTCAGCAGCATCCAAATAACGGTTGCGTCGACGACGCGCTTTAAATCCTCGTTTTACTCGTGGCATACGCCCTCCTTAACTTTTATCCATATGGAAGTAATTTTTTCATCGCTGGAACATCAACATCTGCAATATAGCCACCGCGTCGAAGACGGCGCTTTTGCTTTGGTGTTCGGTTCGTCAAAATATGTCGAAGCTTACTCCGCTTTCTTTTAATTTTTCCGCTTGCGGTAACGCGAAATCTTTTCGCAGCAGCTTTTCGTGTTTTCAATTTGGGCATATCCTTCTCCTATTTTTTCGTTTTCTTTAAAGGAGCCAAAAGCATTTGCATTTGTTTTCCTTCAAGATGTGTTGCTTGTGCTACTTCTGCGACATCTTTCACATCTTCAATAATTCGCTTCATCCGTTGTTCTCCGAGCTCTTTGTGAGACATTTCACGTCCACGAAATCGAAGCGTAATTTTTACTTTATCTCCAATCTCGAAAAATTTTCGAACATGTTTGAGTTTCGTTTGATAATCATGTTCATCAGTTCCGACACGCAGTTTAATCTCTTTTGTTTTCACCACAATTTGATGCTTCTTGGCTTCGTGCTTTTTCTTGCTTTGTTCGTATTTATACTTTCCATAATCCATAATTTTACAAACAGGAGGTTTTGCCGTTGGTGAAATTTCCACCAGATCTAATCCCTCTTCTTCAGCGCGACGAATTGCTTCGGGAGTGATAAAAATTCCAAGCTGTTCTCCTTGCGATCCGATTAATCGCACTTCCGGAACTCGAATCCGATGATTTCTTCGGAGCTCATCTTTACGAATAGGAGCTCGTGTTGGCATTGGTACTGGCAATGGTAGCGGCTGCGACTTCGTAATAAAAACCTCCTTAGTGTTGATGAGTTTTCTTTTCGCTGACTTCAGCAAAAAGATGATCGGTAAATTCTTGCACCGATTTTTTCCCCATATCTCCATAGTTTCGTGATCGTATCGCAACCAACCCTGCTTCTTGTTCTTTTTTCCCAATCACCAACATATACGGAATCTTTTGCATTTCTGCTTCACGAATTTTTAATCCTAATTTTTCATTTCGATCATCCAACTCAATTCGAAATCCGCGATTCACCAGTGCCGTCTGAATCGAACTCGCAAACTCACGCTGTTCATCGCTAATCGTCACAATTCTTGCTTGAACCGGAGCAAGCCATACGGGAAATGCTCCTGCATAATGTTCAATCAAAACTCCGAAGAAACGTTCAAGCGATCCCATAAGCGCACGATGAATCATAATGGGTCGATGTTTTTCGCCATCGTTCCCCACGAACTCAAGTTCATATCGTTCTGGCAAATTGAAATCGACTTGAATCGTGGAACATTGCCATGCCCTTCCTAATGAATCCTGAATTTTGATATCAATTTTTGGTCCATAAAACACTCCTTCGCCAGGATCAACTTCATAATGAAGATCTGAGGCATTGAGAGCATTTTCCAACGCCTTTGTGGCCATAGTCCATGCTTCATCACTCCCCACATGCTTTTCCGGTTTTGTCGAAAGATAGACATCAAAAACTGTAAATCCAAACGAACGAAGGATATGCAAACAAAAGGCAAGCGTCGTGGTAATTTCTTCTTCGAGTTGATCTGGACGACAAAAAAGATGAGCGTCATCTTGGGTAAAACCTCTGACTCTCATGAGCCCATGCAACACACCTGATCGTTCATGACGATACACCGTTCCAAGCTCAGCCCATCGAAAGGGTAAATCGCGATAACTGCGAAGAGAAGTTTTATAGATCTGAATGTGAAACGGGCAATTCATCGGTTTGAGTTCGTACTCAACATCATCGACTAACATCGGCGTGTACATGTTATCGCGATAAAACTCCCAGTGTCCCGATGTTTTCCACAAATCAAGACGTGCAATGTGAGGGGTAAAGAGAAGTTCATATCCCCCTTTGCGATGTTCTTCGCGCCAAAAATCTTCAATGGCTTGACGAACACGGCCACCTTTGGGGTGCCAGAGAATAAGCCCAGCACCGAGATCTCCCATCGTCGAAAAAAGATCGAGCTCTTTTCCAAGACGACGATGATCTCGCTTTTCCGCCTCTTCACGTTTGCGAAGATAATCTTCAAGCTCTTCTTTGGTGGAAAAAGCAGTTCCATAAATTCTTTGAAGCTGCTTCTTTTTTTCATCTCCGCGCCAGTAGCTCCCGGCAACTTTCAGAAGCTTAAACGCTTTAATTTCACCTGTATGCTCCACATGCGGACCACGACAGAGATCTTCCCAGGAACCATGTGTATACAGTGTCAACGTCTCATCAGAACCGATCGCATTGAGCAACTCGAGTTTGTACGGTTCATTCTTTTTTTCAAAGAGCTTCTGCGCCTCTTGACGTGAAATTTCACGTCGCTGCAGAGGTAATTTTTGATCGATGATTTTTTTCATCATCGATTCAATATTTTCTAAATCGCTCGTGGAAAATCCTTTCGGATAATCAAAATCGTAATAAAATCCATCTTCGACCGGAGGGCCTATCGTTACCTTGGCTTCAGGGA carries:
- a CDS encoding integration host factor subunit alpha codes for the protein MTKAEIIEQIYEKIGFSKKESSDIVELVFDTMKETLERGEKIKISGFGNFVVRQKRPRIGRNPQTGQEIEISARRVLTFRPSQVLKAALNGDESDSSETHGAINHV
- a CDS encoding phenylalanine--tRNA ligase subunit beta, which gives rise to MKTPLTWLREFVSFDASIDELAAKLTMAGIEVEEIQGKGDRAIFTLGITPNRPDCLSVLGVAREVAAVGGKLKKAKTRVPSGKGRMKDFIAVQVENETRCPRYTARIIKGVRIAPSPPWLVQRLEACGIRSVNNVVDATNYVMLERGQPLHAFDLRDLREQTLRIQTSSSSLTFQTLDGVSRKLEREDLLICDGKGPVALAGIMGGKNSEIHAETFDLLLESAYFEPAGIRRSSRRLGLSTESSYRFERGVDPNAVLETLHRLTQLITELAGGTPTEDWLDLYRKKILPAKISLSFEEVRRVLGMTITSAECVKLLQRLQFRKENQTAKQVTFEIPTFRQDLSRPIDLIEEIARIYGYGHIPETLPRVALSSVSRPEHEQPTRHIRTMLTTLGFSEAVLMAFISPEEHQRFTLKGYTPLLLTNPLSPEDSCMRTSLLPGLLRVMRLNKNHQQTDGRFFSMGRVYHREEGKKESHEPLHLAGLMMGRRSPRAWETSRVNIDFFDLKGVLEQLFEKLHCQNIVFDRKDIPSFFHPGISASITVQGTPIGYVGRLHPSVIQASGLEEEIFAFELNVQLLLKASHFSRQFLPLSRFPFVDRDFSIVIGENVTHEDIEHLIREMKIPIFQSIHLFDFYRGKNIPSGKKSVAYSLRYASHDRTLTDEEVTKAHQMIVQKLQTSFKAELRT
- a CDS encoding phenylalanine--tRNA ligase subunit alpha — translated: MIERIQVLEQRALQEIAHVDTANAAEAFRVKYLGRKGNITALFQELGKVQKEDRPEVGRHLNELRVKVEEKIAKLSEELSRGEEKRAVTSEHVDISLPGRKFPKGSQHPLTQVMQEVVDIFTDLGFSIHEGPEIETDYYNFEALNFPKGHPARDMHDTFYVDDGRLLRTHTSPVQIHVMEKMQPPVMIIAPGAVYRCDSDVSHSPMFHQVEGLLVDAHVTFGDLKGILSQFCHRCFGDDLPVRFRPSFFPFTEPSAELDIGCVMCKGKGCRVCKQSGWVEILGCGMVDPEVFKAVKYDPKKVTGFAFGMGIERITMLKYCINDIRLFFDNDLRFLHQF
- a CDS encoding 50S ribosomal protein L20, encoding MPRVKRGFKARRRRNRYLDAAEGFYGGRSRMIRTVMEAVENAWKASYRGRKEKKRDFRALWQTRISAGATASGMNYSRLMGSLKEKQIALNRKMLSELAIHYPDDFKAIVEFARPK
- a CDS encoding 50S ribosomal protein L35, encoding MPKLKTRKAAAKRFRVTASGKIKRKRSKLRHILTNRTPKQKRRLRRGGYIADVDVPAMKKLLPYG
- a CDS encoding translation initiation factor IF-3, whose protein sequence is MPTRAPIRKDELRRNHRIRVPEVRLIGSQGEQLGIFITPEAIRRAEEEGLDLVEISPTAKPPVCKIMDYGKYKYEQSKKKHEAKKHQIVVKTKEIKLRVGTDEHDYQTKLKHVRKFFEIGDKVKITLRFRGREMSHKELGEQRMKRIIEDVKDVAEVAQATHLEGKQMQMLLAPLKKTKK
- a CDS encoding threonine--tRNA ligase — translated: MSKRETEKYEESYLYRLRHTTAHVMADAVQRLFPEAKVTIGPPVEDGFYYDFDYPKGFSTSDLENIESMMKKIIDQKLPLQRREISRQEAQKLFEKKNEPYKLELLNAIGSDETLTLYTHGSWEDLCRGPHVEHTGEIKAFKLLKVAGSYWRGDEKKKQLQRIYGTAFSTKEELEDYLRKREEAEKRDHRRLGKELDLFSTMGDLGAGLILWHPKGGRVRQAIEDFWREEHRKGGYELLFTPHIARLDLWKTSGHWEFYRDNMYTPMLVDDVEYELKPMNCPFHIQIYKTSLRSYRDLPFRWAELGTVYRHERSGVLHGLMRVRGFTQDDAHLFCRPDQLEEEITTTLAFCLHILRSFGFTVFDVYLSTKPEKHVGSDEAWTMATKALENALNASDLHYEVDPGEGVFYGPKIDIKIQDSLGRAWQCSTIQVDFNLPERYELEFVGNDGEKHRPIMIHRALMGSLERFFGVLIEHYAGAFPVWLAPVQARIVTISDEQREFASSIQTALVNRGFRIELDDRNEKLGLKIREAEMQKIPYMLVIGKKEQEAGLVAIRSRNYGDMGKKSVQEFTDHLFAEVSEKKTHQH